The Prodigiosinella aquatilis region ATTAGGTTTCGGCTTGCAGGAGATCTTCGCCAACTTTGTCTCTGGTCTGATTATTCTGTTCGAGCGTCCAGTGCGCATCGGCGACACCATCACCATTGGTTCGTTTTCCGGTGGAGTGAGCAAAATCCGTATTCGTGCCACCACGATTACGGATTTCGACCGCAAGGAAGTCATCATCCCTAATAAGGCCTTTGTGACAGAGCGGCTGATCAACTGGTCACTGTCAGATACGATTACGCGTGTCATTATTCGTATTGGTGTGGCATATGGCTCGGATCTGGACAAAGTAAAAGAGGTGCTGTTACAGGCGGCTCGGGAGAACCCTCGAGTTATGGTTGACCCTGAACCACAAGTTTTTTTCCTGGAGTTTGGTGCCAGCTCATTGGATCACGAGCTGCGATTGTATGTCCGGGAACTGGGTGACCGCAGCTATACCGTGGATGAGCTCAATCGAGCGATTGATCGCCTGTGCCGGGAAAATAATATTAATATTGCTTTCAATCAGTTGGAAGTTTATCTGCATAACAATCAGGGCGCTGAGTTTAAAGAAGTTTCCCGCTAACAGACAGATGATAGTCTGAATGTCGAATAAGCCAGAGTCTGTCGGAGCAAGAAAGGGCAATCTTGCTCCGGCGGAGCAAACACCTTATCTTGCCATGTTGTCTTCTTTGTGCTGTGTTTTTTGCTGATAATCCCTGCGTACAATATCCAGCGCAGCCAGCACGATTTCAGGCTCAACATGATTGGTTTCTAACAACATAATGAGATCTACCGCCAGCTTGACTTCGGGAGCTGCATTTTCCAGTGACATAGTGAG contains the following coding sequences:
- the rsmS gene encoding pleiotropic regulatory protein RsmS produces the protein MSLENAAPEVKLAVDLIMLLETNHVEPEIVLAALDIVRRDYQQKTQHKEDNMAR